One segment of Phaeacidiphilus oryzae TH49 DNA contains the following:
- a CDS encoding enolase C-terminal domain-like protein, with the protein MLLNLSGAHGPYFTRNIVVARDSEGRTGLGEVPGGEAITRTLRDAEPLIIGSRLGDYKQVLRRIGERFGDRDAGGRGAQTFDLRTTVHAVTAVESALLDLLGQHLEVPVAALLGDGQQRESVRVLGYLFYVGDPDRTDLPYLREPAAADLWHRIRRERALTPEAVVRLAEAAEQRYGFRDFKLKGGVLPGAEEVRAVRALKERFPEARITLDPNGAWSLAEAVELCRPLLGVLAYAEDPCGAEDGYSGREILAEFRRATGLPTATNMIATDWRQLTHALALQSVSIPLADPHFWTMQGSVRVAQLCNSLGLTWGCHSNNHFDVSLAMMAHCGAAVPGAYNALDTHWIWQEGAERLTTAPPEIRGGEVAVPADRPGLGLTLDEERLAEAEELYHAKALGARDDAAAMRFLVPDWEFDSKRPCLVR; encoded by the coding sequence ATGCTGCTCAACCTCTCCGGTGCGCACGGGCCGTACTTCACCCGCAACATCGTGGTCGCCCGGGACTCCGAGGGCCGGACCGGCCTCGGCGAGGTCCCCGGCGGTGAGGCGATCACCCGGACCCTGCGGGACGCCGAGCCGCTGATCATCGGCTCCCGCCTGGGCGACTACAAGCAGGTGCTCCGGCGGATCGGCGAGCGCTTCGGCGACCGGGACGCCGGCGGCCGCGGCGCCCAGACCTTCGACCTCCGCACCACCGTGCACGCCGTCACCGCCGTCGAGTCCGCGCTGCTCGACCTCCTCGGGCAGCACCTGGAGGTGCCGGTGGCCGCGCTCCTCGGGGACGGCCAGCAGCGCGAGTCGGTCCGCGTCCTCGGCTACCTCTTCTACGTCGGCGACCCCGACCGGACCGATCTCCCCTACCTCCGCGAGCCGGCGGCGGCCGACCTCTGGCACCGGATCCGCCGCGAGAGGGCGCTCACCCCCGAGGCGGTGGTCCGTCTCGCCGAGGCCGCCGAACAGCGCTACGGCTTCCGCGACTTCAAGCTCAAGGGCGGGGTGCTGCCGGGCGCGGAGGAGGTCCGGGCCGTCCGGGCGCTCAAGGAGCGCTTCCCCGAGGCCCGGATCACCCTCGACCCGAACGGCGCCTGGTCGCTCGCCGAGGCGGTCGAGCTGTGCCGGCCGCTGCTCGGCGTCCTCGCCTACGCCGAGGACCCCTGCGGCGCCGAGGACGGCTACTCGGGCCGGGAGATCCTCGCCGAGTTCCGGCGGGCGACCGGGCTGCCGACCGCCACCAACATGATCGCCACCGACTGGCGCCAGCTGACCCACGCGCTGGCCCTGCAGTCCGTCAGCATCCCGCTCGCCGACCCGCACTTCTGGACCATGCAGGGCTCGGTCCGGGTCGCCCAGCTGTGCAACTCCCTCGGGCTGACCTGGGGTTGCCACTCCAACAACCACTTCGACGTCTCGCTGGCGATGATGGCCCACTGCGGGGCGGCCGTGCCGGGGGCGTACAACGCCCTGGACACCCACTGGATCTGGCAGGAGGGCGCTGAGCGCCTGACCACGGCTCCGCCGGAGATCCGCGGCGGCGAGGTCGCCGTCCCCGCGGACCGGCCGGGGCTGGGCCTCACCCTCGACGAGGAGCGGCTGGCCGAGGCGGAGGAGCTGTACCACGCGAAGGCGCTGGGCGCGCGGGACGACGCGGCGGCGATGCGGTTCCTCGTCCCCGACTGGGAGTTCGACTCCAAGCGGCCCTGCCTGGTCCGCTGA
- a CDS encoding purple acid phosphatase family protein, whose product MADEDVKDAKGAQGAGDGSVADRRSALRLAGGLLVAGAGGAAAVAAGAGPAQAAAPRSPLLLTRPEALGAPPVEGLHLTFGQDPAREMTASWSTDGPVRRPRVRYGSAEGGFGRTVAAETVTYTDGASGRTVHLHHARLTGLSPDTYYTYAALHDGGRADAGTFRTAPTGRRPFTFTSFGDQSVPNTTWKSNGSGGWSATDTAIGSPASADIVAGIEQVDPLFHLLNGDLCYANLDADRLRTWQAFHANNSRSARFRPWMPAAGNHEDEKGNGPIGYAGYQARFALPGNGSTAPELAGLWYSFTVGPVHVVVLQNDDVALQDAGDSYVHGYSGGAQRAWLERDLKAARADRSIDWVVVCMHQVVISSADFNGADLGVRQQWGPLFDRYGVDLVVCGHEHHYERSLPVRGVVRGSETLTPDPVSTATDVMDTGKGTVHMVLGGGGTNAPSNQTLFSPAKAKVITSVGPVGANGKRPSVFTYEDAPWVGVRDADHSYGFAAFTLDPGVRPGDTTRLHVTYYTVAQPDGAIAPLETFVLQRRRSDG is encoded by the coding sequence GTGGCTGACGAAGACGTGAAGGACGCGAAGGGCGCGCAGGGCGCGGGGGACGGGTCGGTCGCGGACCGGCGGTCCGCGCTGAGGCTGGCGGGCGGGCTGCTCGTCGCGGGGGCCGGCGGGGCCGCGGCGGTCGCCGCGGGCGCCGGCCCGGCACAGGCGGCGGCGCCGCGGAGCCCGCTGCTGCTGACCCGGCCGGAGGCGCTCGGCGCCCCGCCGGTGGAGGGCCTCCATCTGACCTTCGGCCAGGACCCGGCCCGGGAGATGACCGCCTCCTGGTCGACGGACGGCCCGGTCCGCCGGCCCAGGGTGCGGTACGGCTCCGCGGAGGGCGGGTTCGGCCGTACCGTCGCCGCCGAGACGGTGACCTACACGGACGGCGCCAGCGGCCGCACGGTCCACCTCCACCACGCCCGGCTGACCGGGCTCAGCCCGGACACCTACTACACCTATGCGGCGCTCCACGACGGCGGCCGGGCCGACGCCGGCACCTTCCGCACCGCGCCGACCGGCCGCCGGCCGTTCACCTTCACCAGCTTCGGCGACCAGTCGGTGCCCAACACCACCTGGAAGTCCAACGGCAGCGGCGGCTGGAGCGCCACCGACACCGCCATCGGCTCGCCCGCCTCGGCCGACATCGTGGCCGGGATCGAGCAGGTGGACCCGCTCTTCCACCTCCTCAACGGCGACCTCTGCTACGCCAACCTGGACGCCGACCGGCTGCGCACCTGGCAGGCCTTCCACGCCAACAACTCCCGCTCGGCCCGCTTCCGCCCGTGGATGCCGGCGGCCGGCAACCACGAGGACGAGAAGGGCAACGGCCCGATCGGCTACGCCGGCTACCAGGCCCGGTTCGCCCTCCCGGGGAACGGCTCGACCGCCCCCGAGCTGGCCGGCCTCTGGTACTCCTTCACCGTCGGCCCGGTCCACGTGGTGGTGCTGCAGAACGACGACGTGGCCCTCCAGGACGCCGGCGACTCCTACGTCCACGGGTACAGCGGCGGCGCCCAGCGCGCCTGGCTGGAGCGCGACCTGAAGGCGGCCCGGGCCGACCGCTCGATCGACTGGGTGGTCGTCTGCATGCACCAGGTGGTGATCTCCTCCGCCGACTTCAACGGCGCGGACCTGGGGGTGCGTCAGCAGTGGGGCCCGCTCTTCGACCGGTACGGGGTGGACCTGGTGGTCTGCGGCCACGAGCACCACTACGAGCGCTCGCTGCCGGTGCGGGGCGTGGTCAGGGGCAGCGAGACCCTCACCCCCGACCCGGTCTCCACCGCCACCGACGTGATGGACACCGGCAAGGGCACCGTCCACATGGTCCTCGGCGGGGGCGGCACCAACGCGCCCAGCAACCAGACCCTCTTCTCCCCGGCCAAGGCGAAGGTGATCACCTCGGTGGGCCCGGTCGGCGCCAACGGCAAGCGCCCGTCGGTCTTCACCTACGAGGACGCCCCGTGGGTCGGCGTCCGCGACGCGGACCACTCCTACGGCTTCGCCGCGTTCACCCTCGACCCCGGGGTGCGGCCGGGGGACACCACTCGGCTGCACGTCACCTACTACACGGTGGCCCAGCCGGACGGGGCGATCGCCCCGCTGGAGACCTTCGTCCTCCAGCGCCGCCGCAGCGACGGCTGA
- the glgP gene encoding alpha-glucan family phosphorylase, translating to MKAIRRVTVRTVLPEPLHALGELALNLRWSWHPETRELFRSVDPEVWSATGEDPVRLLGEVPPQRLLALAADRRFLRRLQDAADDLRDYLLGERWYQRAQQDRLQQEGTELPSAIAYFSPEFGITAALPQYSGGLGILAGDHLKSASDLGVPVIGVGLLYRHGYFRQSLSRDGWQQERYPVLDPDELAVSLVREPDGSPCTVSLALPGGSRLTAQLWRAQVGRVPLLLLDSDVDSNAATERDVTDRLYGGGSGHRLLQEMLLGIGGVRAVRAYCRLTGHPAPEVFHTNEGHAGFLGVERIRELVADRGLETGAALEAVRAGTVFTTHTPVPAGIDRFDRELVRRHFSGDAALEGVPVEEVLALGEETWEGGDPELFNMAAMGLRLAQRANGVSTLHGKVSRAMFGGLWPGFDPEEVPITSITNGVHAPTWIDPAVVRLGAREIGAERAEEAMVVGGERSWREIEGIHDEDVWRLRGRLRAQLVEEARRRLRVSWHQRGAGDAELGWIDSALDPEVLTIGFARRVPSYKRLTLMLRDPARLRKLLLHPERPVQIVVAGKAHPADDGGKRLIQEMVRFADDPELRHRIVFLPDYDMDMASRLYPGCDVWLNNPLRPLEACGTSGMKAALNGCLNLSVLDGWWDEWFDGQNGWAIPTAEGTGLGGALGPDGAGGNGIDVGSAGGEDGLDPERRDDLEAAALYDLVEDQVARRFYDRGADGLPGRWIEMVRHTLVTLGPKVLAGRMVREYVDRLYAPAARSQRALAAERYAGAGELAAWKARVRAAWPGVRVDHVESAGGSDSPELGSSLPLRVRVSLAGLTPGDVDVQVVAGRVDESDRIKDGAVVSLKPAAERPDLDGRCLYEGPLELNRTGPFGYTVRILPSHPALASPAELGLVAFPPETEGMSEGVLR from the coding sequence GTGAAGGCTATCCGTCGTGTCACGGTCCGCACAGTCCTGCCCGAACCTCTGCACGCGCTCGGTGAGTTGGCGCTCAACCTGCGCTGGTCCTGGCATCCCGAGACCCGGGAGCTGTTCCGCTCGGTCGATCCGGAGGTCTGGTCCGCCACCGGAGAGGACCCGGTGCGGCTGCTCGGCGAGGTGCCGCCGCAGCGGCTGCTCGCCCTCGCCGCCGACCGCCGGTTCCTCCGGCGCCTCCAGGACGCCGCCGACGACCTCCGGGACTACCTCCTCGGCGAGCGCTGGTACCAGCGCGCCCAGCAGGACAGACTCCAGCAGGAGGGCACCGAGCTCCCGTCCGCCATCGCCTACTTCTCGCCCGAGTTCGGGATCACCGCGGCCCTGCCGCAGTACTCGGGCGGCCTCGGCATCCTCGCCGGGGACCACCTCAAATCCGCCAGCGACCTCGGCGTGCCGGTGATCGGGGTCGGCCTCCTCTACCGGCACGGCTACTTCCGGCAGTCCCTCTCCCGGGACGGCTGGCAGCAGGAGCGCTACCCCGTCCTCGACCCCGACGAGCTCGCCGTCTCCCTGGTCCGGGAGCCGGACGGCAGCCCCTGCACGGTCTCCCTCGCCCTGCCCGGCGGCAGCCGGCTCACCGCCCAGCTGTGGCGGGCCCAGGTCGGGCGGGTCCCGCTGCTGCTGCTCGACTCCGACGTGGACTCCAACGCCGCCACCGAACGGGACGTCACCGACCGCCTGTACGGCGGCGGCAGCGGCCACCGGCTGCTCCAGGAGATGCTCCTCGGCATCGGCGGGGTCCGCGCGGTCCGCGCGTACTGCAGGCTCACCGGCCATCCGGCCCCCGAGGTCTTCCACACCAACGAGGGGCACGCCGGCTTCCTCGGCGTGGAGCGGATCCGGGAGCTGGTCGCCGACCGCGGTCTGGAGACCGGGGCCGCGCTGGAAGCGGTCCGGGCCGGCACCGTGTTCACCACCCACACCCCGGTCCCGGCCGGCATCGACCGGTTCGACCGGGAGCTGGTGCGGCGTCACTTCTCCGGGGACGCCGCGCTGGAGGGCGTCCCGGTGGAGGAGGTGCTCGCCCTCGGCGAGGAGACCTGGGAGGGCGGCGACCCCGAGCTCTTCAACATGGCCGCGATGGGCCTGCGGCTCGCCCAGCGCGCCAACGGCGTCAGCACCCTCCACGGGAAGGTCAGCCGGGCGATGTTCGGCGGACTGTGGCCCGGGTTCGACCCCGAGGAGGTGCCGATCACCTCCATCACCAACGGCGTCCACGCCCCGACCTGGATCGACCCGGCCGTGGTGCGGCTGGGCGCCCGCGAGATCGGCGCCGAGCGCGCCGAGGAGGCGATGGTCGTCGGCGGGGAGCGCAGCTGGCGGGAGATCGAGGGGATCCACGACGAGGACGTCTGGCGGCTGCGCGGTCGGCTGCGGGCCCAGCTGGTCGAGGAGGCCCGCCGGCGGCTCCGCGTCTCCTGGCACCAGCGGGGGGCCGGGGATGCCGAGTTGGGCTGGATCGACTCGGCGCTCGACCCGGAGGTGCTGACCATCGGCTTCGCCCGCCGGGTCCCCTCGTACAAGCGGCTGACGCTGATGCTGCGGGACCCGGCGCGGCTGCGGAAGCTGCTGCTCCACCCCGAGCGGCCGGTGCAGATCGTCGTCGCCGGGAAGGCGCATCCGGCGGACGACGGGGGGAAGCGGCTGATCCAGGAGATGGTCCGGTTCGCCGACGATCCCGAGCTGCGGCACCGCATCGTCTTCCTCCCCGACTACGACATGGACATGGCCTCGCGGCTCTACCCGGGGTGCGACGTCTGGCTGAACAACCCCCTCCGCCCGCTGGAGGCCTGCGGCACCTCGGGGATGAAGGCGGCGCTCAACGGCTGCCTCAACCTCTCGGTGCTGGACGGCTGGTGGGACGAGTGGTTCGACGGCCAGAACGGCTGGGCCATCCCGACCGCCGAGGGCACCGGCCTGGGCGGGGCGCTGGGCCCGGACGGGGCCGGCGGCAACGGCATCGACGTCGGCTCCGCGGGCGGCGAGGACGGCCTCGACCCCGAGCGGCGGGACGACCTGGAGGCGGCCGCGCTCTACGACCTGGTCGAGGACCAGGTCGCCAGGCGGTTCTACGACCGGGGAGCGGACGGCCTGCCGGGGCGCTGGATCGAGATGGTCCGGCACACCCTGGTCACCCTCGGCCCCAAGGTGCTGGCCGGCCGGATGGTCCGCGAGTACGTCGACCGGCTGTACGCTCCGGCGGCGCGGTCGCAGCGGGCGCTCGCCGCCGAGCGGTACGCCGGGGCGGGCGAGCTGGCCGCGTGGAAGGCGCGGGTGCGGGCGGCCTGGCCGGGGGTGCGGGTCGACCATGTGGAGTCGGCGGGCGGCTCGGACTCGCCGGAGCTGGGGAGTTCGCTGCCGCTGCGGGTGCGGGTCAGCCTCGCCGGGCTGACGCCCGGGGACGTGGACGTGCAGGTGGTCGCCGGGCGGGTGGACGAGTCCGACCGGATCAAGGACGGCGCGGTCGTCTCGCTCAAGCCGGCGGCCGAGCGGCCGGACCTGGACGGGCGCTGCCTGTACGAGGGCCCGCTGGAGCTGAACCGGACCGGGCCGTTCGGCTACACCGTCCGGATCCTCCCTTCGCATCCGGCGCTGGCGTCGCCGGCGGAGCTGGGTCTTGTGGCGTTCCCGCCGGAGACGGAGGGGATGTCGGAGGGGGTGTTGCGGTAG
- a CDS encoding ABC transporter ATP-binding protein → MSTAVATATNKAWEDQDVPKRRGLAGALLRSLIGPHRRAVTWAVVLVLIEEAAALAGPLLVSLGIDWALPALIRHGDYLPLIATATAYVACGVGSGLLKMSFMRLSGRVSQDVMIDLRARIFRHAQRLSLDFHEHYTSGRLISRSTSDLDSLQTLLDMGLDGLVTVVLTVGYTAVLLVFLDWRLGLVTLASFLPLWFATRWFRRYTRTVYRRSRVAVARVIVKYVETMNGIRAVQAFRRERPNESEFKELNEAYAKANSDSMVAFAVYSPAVRLLGNLTVTGILVWGAVRVVHGSLELGTLTAFVLYIRRLYDPLDHLAMFLNAYQSASAALEKIADLLAEEPTVPEPERPLSLPARAEGSAPGRELLFTDVSFSYDAGSRETPVLPRFDLRIPAGQTVAVVGATGAGKSTLAKLLTRFYDPVEGRVLLDGVDLRRLETAELRRGVVMVTQESFLFSGTIADNIAVGRPGATREEVVAAAAAIGAHEFVEALPEGYDTDVRKRGGRISAGQRQLVSFARALLADPAVLVLDEATSSLDIPGERAVQSAMRTVLAGRTAVIIAHRLSTVEIADRVLVMADGRIIEDGTPAELISDRGGRFARLHRAWRESLVA, encoded by the coding sequence ATGTCGACCGCCGTCGCCACCGCGACCAACAAGGCCTGGGAGGACCAGGACGTCCCCAAGCGGCGCGGCCTCGCCGGGGCTCTGCTTCGCTCACTGATCGGCCCGCACCGCCGGGCGGTGACCTGGGCGGTGGTCCTCGTCCTGATCGAGGAGGCCGCCGCGCTCGCCGGTCCGCTGCTGGTCTCGCTGGGCATCGACTGGGCGCTGCCCGCGCTGATCCGGCACGGCGACTACCTGCCGCTGATCGCCACCGCCACCGCGTACGTCGCCTGCGGGGTCGGCAGCGGGCTGCTGAAGATGTCCTTCATGCGGCTCTCCGGCCGGGTCTCCCAGGACGTGATGATCGACCTGCGGGCCCGGATCTTCCGGCACGCCCAGCGGCTCAGCCTGGACTTCCACGAGCACTACACCTCCGGCCGGCTGATCTCCCGCTCCACCAGCGACCTGGACTCCCTGCAGACCCTGCTGGACATGGGCCTGGACGGCCTGGTCACGGTGGTCCTGACGGTCGGTTACACGGCGGTCCTGCTGGTCTTCCTGGACTGGCGGCTCGGCCTGGTCACGCTGGCCTCCTTCCTTCCGCTGTGGTTCGCCACCCGCTGGTTCCGCCGCTACACCCGGACCGTCTACCGGCGCAGCCGGGTCGCGGTGGCCCGGGTGATCGTCAAGTACGTGGAGACCATGAACGGCATCCGCGCCGTCCAGGCCTTCCGCCGCGAGCGGCCGAACGAGAGCGAGTTCAAGGAGCTCAACGAGGCCTACGCCAAGGCCAACTCGGACTCCATGGTGGCCTTCGCGGTCTACTCGCCGGCCGTCCGGCTGCTGGGCAACCTCACCGTCACCGGCATCCTGGTCTGGGGCGCCGTGCGGGTGGTCCACGGCTCGCTCGAGCTCGGCACGCTGACCGCGTTCGTGCTGTACATCCGGCGGCTGTACGACCCGCTGGACCATCTGGCGATGTTCCTCAACGCGTACCAGTCGGCCTCCGCCGCGCTGGAGAAGATCGCGGACCTGCTGGCCGAGGAGCCGACCGTGCCGGAGCCGGAGCGCCCGCTCTCGCTCCCGGCCCGCGCGGAGGGCTCGGCGCCCGGCCGCGAGCTCCTCTTCACCGACGTCTCCTTCTCCTACGACGCGGGCTCCCGCGAGACCCCCGTACTCCCCCGCTTCGACCTGCGGATCCCGGCCGGCCAGACGGTCGCGGTGGTGGGCGCGACGGGGGCCGGGAAGTCCACCCTGGCCAAGCTCCTCACCCGGTTCTACGACCCGGTCGAGGGCCGGGTCCTGCTGGACGGCGTCGACCTCCGCCGCCTGGAGACCGCCGAACTCCGCCGCGGGGTGGTGATGGTGACCCAGGAGTCCTTCCTCTTCTCCGGCACCATCGCGGACAACATCGCGGTCGGCCGGCCCGGCGCGACCCGCGAGGAGGTCGTCGCGGCGGCCGCGGCGATCGGCGCCCACGAGTTCGTCGAGGCCCTTCCGGAGGGGTACGACACGGACGTCCGCAAGCGCGGCGGCCGCATCTCGGCGGGCCAGCGCCAGCTGGTCTCCTTCGCCCGGGCGCTGCTCGCCGACCCTGCGGTGCTGGTCCTGGACGAGGCGACCTCCTCGCTGGACATCCCCGGGGAGCGCGCGGTCCAGTCCGCGATGCGCACGGTGCTGGCCGGCCGCACGGCGGTGATCATCGCCCACCGGCTCTCCACGGTGGAGATCGCGGACCGGGTGCTGGTGATGGCCGACGGCCGGATCATCGAGGACGGCACCCCGGCCGAGCTGATCTCGGACCGCGGCGGCCGGTTCGCCCGCCTCCATCGCGCCTGGCGGGAGAGCCTGGTGGCCTGA
- a CDS encoding ABC transporter ATP-binding protein, producing MSSLTQTPPPAGEPASEGRDGGDAQSEEGRPAAVVGHGLTPEQRPGTVSALRRLAPYARPARSRILGSGTAALLASAAGLVVPLVLKQLIDGPIAHAGRDSLHGLLLPALLVLGLGVAEAALFGLRRHLTARALPRVEATMRQDLYAKLQRLPVAFHDKWPSGQLLSRAISDLATIRQFLAFGLIFLFVNGTTFLIGIAVLLALAWPLGLVTTAFAIPLVWLSAVFETKYRVATRRSQDQVGDLATLTEESVLGIRVLKAFGRHRTMARRFLAQAERLRRTELWKVRLIASIWCVIVVLPETAIGVALAIGVAQVAHGALTTGTLVAYFSTVMALRWPVESIGWLIAQANDAASAATRYFEVLDEPEPFSEDEAYQETGGDASTAGARRGVLAFHGVGFRYPDAPPDSADLLRDVDLEIRPGETMALVGATGSGKTTLTSLIPRLYDPTRGRITVHGADVRALPPTRLRELVSVAFEDPVLFSASVRDNVAMGAADPDEKAVRRALRIAQADFVDELPEGLDTQVGEQGLSLSGGQRQRLALARAVVGAPEFLVLDDPLSALDVHTEALVEEALRQVLATTTALVVAHRPSTVQLADRVALLEDGRITAVGTHTELLASSAAYRTLITTPESGRPSSPDAPDSRDAPGSSDAPDPLTSLADQES from the coding sequence ATGTCCTCTCTTACGCAGACGCCGCCGCCCGCAGGAGAACCGGCCTCAGAGGGGAGGGACGGGGGAGATGCCCAGAGCGAGGAAGGACGACCGGCCGCCGTAGTCGGCCACGGCCTCACGCCGGAGCAACGCCCGGGCACGGTAAGCGCGTTGCGCAGGCTCGCGCCGTACGCCCGGCCGGCCAGATCCCGGATCCTCGGCTCCGGCACCGCCGCGCTCCTCGCCTCGGCCGCCGGACTGGTCGTCCCGCTGGTGCTGAAGCAGCTGATCGACGGGCCGATCGCGCACGCCGGCCGCGACTCCCTCCACGGGCTGCTGCTGCCCGCCCTGCTGGTGCTGGGCCTCGGGGTGGCGGAGGCCGCGTTGTTCGGCCTCCGCCGGCACCTGACCGCCCGCGCGCTGCCGCGGGTCGAGGCGACCATGCGGCAGGACCTCTACGCCAAGCTGCAGCGGCTGCCGGTCGCCTTCCACGACAAGTGGCCGTCCGGGCAGTTGCTCTCCCGGGCGATCAGCGACCTGGCGACGATCCGTCAGTTCCTCGCCTTCGGGCTGATCTTCCTCTTCGTGAACGGCACCACCTTCCTGATCGGGATCGCCGTGCTGCTCGCGCTGGCCTGGCCGCTGGGCCTGGTCACCACCGCGTTCGCGATCCCGCTGGTGTGGCTGTCCGCGGTCTTCGAGACCAAGTACCGGGTGGCCACCCGGCGCTCCCAGGACCAGGTCGGCGATCTGGCCACCCTCACCGAGGAGTCGGTGCTCGGCATCCGCGTCCTGAAGGCCTTCGGCCGGCACCGCACGATGGCCCGCCGGTTCCTCGCCCAGGCCGAGCGGCTGCGCCGGACGGAGCTGTGGAAGGTCCGGCTGATCGCCTCCATCTGGTGCGTGATCGTGGTGCTGCCGGAGACCGCGATCGGCGTCGCGCTGGCGATCGGCGTCGCCCAGGTCGCCCACGGTGCGCTCACCACCGGGACGCTGGTGGCGTACTTCTCCACGGTGATGGCGCTGCGCTGGCCGGTGGAGTCGATCGGCTGGCTGATCGCCCAGGCGAACGACGCCGCCTCGGCGGCCACCCGCTACTTCGAGGTGCTGGACGAACCCGAGCCGTTCAGCGAGGACGAGGCCTACCAGGAGACCGGCGGCGACGCCTCCACCGCCGGCGCCCGGCGGGGCGTCCTCGCCTTCCACGGCGTCGGCTTCCGCTACCCCGACGCCCCGCCGGACAGCGCGGACCTGCTGCGCGACGTCGACCTGGAGATCCGCCCCGGCGAGACGATGGCCCTGGTCGGCGCGACCGGCTCCGGCAAGACCACGCTCACCTCGCTGATCCCGCGGCTCTACGACCCCACCCGGGGCCGGATCACCGTGCACGGCGCGGACGTCCGAGCGCTGCCGCCGACCCGGCTGCGCGAGCTGGTCTCGGTGGCCTTCGAGGACCCGGTTCTCTTCTCCGCCAGCGTCCGGGACAACGTCGCGATGGGCGCCGCCGACCCGGACGAGAAGGCGGTCCGCAGAGCCCTGCGGATCGCCCAGGCGGACTTCGTGGACGAGCTGCCTGAGGGTCTGGACACCCAGGTCGGCGAGCAGGGGCTGAGCCTCTCCGGCGGGCAGCGGCAGCGGCTCGCGCTGGCCCGGGCGGTCGTCGGCGCCCCGGAGTTCCTGGTCCTCGACGACCCGTTGTCCGCGCTGGACGTCCATACCGAGGCGCTGGTCGAGGAGGCGCTGCGGCAGGTGCTGGCCACCACCACGGCGCTGGTGGTCGCCCACCGCCCGTCCACCGTGCAGCTGGCGGACCGGGTGGCACTGCTGGAGGACGGGCGGATCACCGCGGTCGGCACCCACACCGAGCTGCTGGCCTCCTCGGCGGCCTACCGCACCCTGATCACCACGCCGGAGTCCGGCCGCCCGTCCTCCCCCGACGCTCCCGACTCCCGCGACGCCCCCGGCTCCTCCGACGCCCCCGACCCCCTCACCTCCCTCGCCGACCAGGAGTCCTGA